Sequence from the Penaeus chinensis breed Huanghai No. 1 chromosome 5, ASM1920278v2, whole genome shotgun sequence genome:
GTCTGCATCACCATTTCTATCAAGCCCCGTTATttttaatatcgttgttattattaatatcatatcgaTTTTATTATTGACATCCTCTTATAACATTCATTAAtagatctgtttctctttcacatATTTTATTTCTACAGTATAGCATTCCTGTTAATGTCTTCCACAATAAatgatcatgtttttttttttttttttttttttttttttttttttttttttgcatgctgTCATAACTGTTAAAATGGTTAACAAGAATTTATTTTGAATTTATCATATACTTCGTTACACTTGTGTATGTGATAGTTGTGTCTATGTTATGTAGATTCATAAAGCTACCGATGACAAAGTTATAATTTCCTTCATTCATGTTATATTCTCAACAatgattacccttatcatcaGCATTTTTGTCTCTGTTCTGTTTTCCTACCCTTCGCCTGGGCAAGATACAGCAAGAGGTTAGAAATAGAAAACACCTTAAGAGACAAGTGGATTTCCCGTTGCATCATACCAGCTGACAATGGCAACGGCACCAAGTCCGCCACCAAGTTACAGGAGCTCTGCTTCACGAAGTTACAGGGCCTCTGCTCCCCCTTATTCAAGTTATGTTGAGGTGTGTTAATTGATAATGCAGTGGTTTGGTGTAGATAGATGTCAATTTTATCGGTGCAGTGGTTccctaattctgtttttttttttctttctctctttctttgtgtgtatgtgtgcgtgtgcgcgtatgcgtgtgtgtgtgcgtgcgtgcgtgcgtgtgtgtgtgtgtgtgtgtgtgtgtgtgtgtgtgtgtctgcgtgtgcgtgtgcgtgtgcgcgtatgcgtgtgcgtgcgagcgtgcgtgcgtgcgtgcgtgtgtatgtatgtatgtatgtatgtatgtatgtatgtatgtatgtatgtgtgtaaatgatgCCATAATGTCATTGCCTTGCTCCGGTTTCCGTAATCCTACCAGTGGAGTTTgtctataaaataaaataaaaaaaacgcacaGTAATCAACGTTTTCTTGAATGTGCACATACAAATCAAGCTTTTCGAAATCCATCTAAAGTATAAGTCATATCTACTTCATAAATACGTATTATACCTCAAACTTACACATTCTTATGCAAATTTTAACAACTGCGCATTATTTTTCAGGTTCCGTCAGATGTTTCTCGTGCCAGTAACCGTAGCACTCCAAAGCAAACCAAGGACTTATATCTTAAAATTGCATTGTAAGTGTTCGTATTATTGTAATAAGTATGTTTTTGATATGATTAAGCTTGTATCATTGCAGTACGTATTATTTTGATATAGGgaaaagtttgttttttctccttgatACATTTGCTATGTTTTGACTAATATTCAcgatttcgtcttttttttttaatgtattttaggttatttatctttctcatctctctctgtacgtgtgtgtgtgtgtgtgtgtgtgtgtgtgtgtgtgtgtgtgtgtgtgtgtgtgtgtgtgtgtgtgtgtgtgtgtgtgtgtgtgtctccctctgcctctgtctctctctcgctttattctctctctctcgcttttctctctctctctctctctctctctctctctctctctctctctctctctctctctctctctctctctctctctctctctctctctctctctctctctctctctctctctctctctctctctctctctctctctctctctctctctctctctctcctctctctctctctctctctctctctctctctctctctctctctctctctctctctctctctctctctctctctctctctctctctctctctctctctctctctcctctctctctcctctctctctctctcctctctctctctctcctctctctctctctctctctctctctctctctctctctctctctctctctctctctctctctctctctctctctctctctcttctctctctctctctctctctctctctctctctctctctctctcttctctctctctccctctctctctctccctctctctccctctctctctctccctctctctccctccctctccctccctcctctccctctgtgtgcgtgagtggtgtgaggtgtggtgtgtgtgttgtgtggggtgtgtgtgtgtggtgtcgcctgtctctgtctcagtctctcctttcagtctccttctctctctctctctctctcttctctctctctctctctctctctctctctctctctctctctctctctctctctctctctctctctctctctctctctctctctctctctctcttctctctctctctctctctctctctctctctctctcctctctctctctctctctccttctctctctcctctctctctctctctctctctctctctctctctcctctctctctctctctctctctctctctctctctctctctctctctctctctctctctctctctctcttctctctctctctctctctctctctctctctctcctctcttctctctctctctctctctctctctctctctcctcttctctctctctctctctctctctctctctctctctctctctctctctctctctctctctctctctctctctctctctctctctctctctctctctctctctctctctctctctctctctcctctctctctctctctctctctctctctctctctctctctctctctctctctctctctctctctctctctctctctctctctctctctctctctctctctctctctctctctctctctctctctctctctctctctctctctctctctctctctctctctctctctctctctctctctctctctctctctctctctctctctcctctctctctctctctctctctctctctctctctctctctctctctctctctctctctctctctctctctctctctctctctctctcctctctctctctctctctctctctctctctctctctctctctctctctctctctctctctctctctctctctctctctctctctctctctctctctctctctctctctctctctctctctctctctctctctctctctctctctctctctctctctctctctctctctctctctctctctctctctctctctcctctctctctctctctctctctctctctctctctctctctctctctctctctctctctctctctctctctctctctctcctctctctctctctctctctctctctctctctctctctctctctctctctctctctctctctctctctctctctctctctctctctctctctctctctctctctctctctctctctctctctcctctctctctctctctctctctctctctctctctctctctctctctctctctctctctctctctctctctctctctctctctctctctcctctctctctctctctctctctctctctctctctctctctctctctctctctctctctctctctctctctctctctctctctctctctctctctctctctctctctctctctctctctctctctcctctctctctctctctctctctctctctctctctctctctctctctctctctctctctctctctctctctctctctctctctctctctctcctctctctctctctctctctctctccttctctctctctctctctctctctctctctctctctctctctctcctctctctctctctctctctctctctccttctctctctctctctctctctctctctctctctctctctctctctctctctctctctctctctctctctctctctctctctctcctctctctctctctctctctctctctctctctctctctctctctctctctctctctctctctctctctctctctctctctctctctctctctctctctctctctctctctctctctctctctctctctctctctctctctctctctcgcttctctctctctctctctctctctctctctctctctctctctctctctctctctctctctctctctctctctctctctctctctctctctctctctctctctctctctctctctctcctctctctctctctctctctctctctctctctctctctctctctctctctctctctctctctctctctctctctctctctctctctctctctctctctctctctctctctctctctctctctctctctctctctctctctctctctctctctctctctctctctctctctctctctctctctctctctctctctctctctctctctctctctctctctctctctctctctctccttctctctctctctccttctctctctctctccttctctctctctctccttctctctctctctccttctctctctctctccttctctctctctctccttctctctctctctccttctctctctctctccttctctctctctctccttctctctctctctcctctctctctctctctccttctctctctctctcctctctctctctctcctctctctctctctttctctctctctctctctctctctctcttctctctctctctctctctctctctctctctctctctctctctctctctctctctctctctctctctctctctctctctctctctctctctctccctctctctctctctctccctctctccttatctctctctctctctctcctctctctctctctctatctctctctctatctctctctctctctctctctttctctctctctttctctctttctctctctctctctctctgtctctctcctctctctgtctctctcctctctctctctctctcctctctctctctctctctcctctctctctctcctctctctctctctctctcctctctctcctctctctcctctctctcctgtgtgtgtatgtacatgtatgtatgcgtgtgtgtgtgtgtgtgtgtgtgtgtgtgtgtgtgtgtgtgtgtgtgtgtgtgtgtgtgtgtgtgtgtgtgtgtgtgtgtgtgtgtcagtacaaTGACTGGTAGGATATGATAGTGGTATACAGCTTGACTCTTCATTGATGAAGATTACACGCGAATCAATAAACACGATATGAATAGCTGGGAGCAGGGCTGAGTGCAGTGCCGCACCCTGGCCAGCGGAGGGCCGGAGGTGGTGGTGGTCTGGACTGAACGAAGTGCGAACTCAAGGGTTAAATAGGGTCAGACTAGGCTCACAGATGCTGAATGTAGACTCTGGTCTGTACacgtgatgcatgtgtgtgtgtgtgtgtgtgtggatgtgtgtgtgtgtgtgtgtgtctgtcacagAGATAATATTTACAGTAGAGAAGTTTGTGATTCATTTTTATTCAGTTACTTTAATATGGTTCATCTATTGTCTCGGTTGTATTAACCCCAAATGTAATTCATTCCCTTAAtgctttagtttttctttttttgtgtgtgtatttatctcgcTTGCGTCGATTGTTTCATCCATATAttcctaaaattactttatttccctattttttcATTAGGTTAACTAATTTATTTACTCAGGTAGgacatttatttattggtttactgATGATTTGCATCGCTGATTTGGTGACTGGCAGCGGTGTGGTCGTGAGCATCGCTGTGATCGCGATCTCCGCTCTCATCTACGGCTACGTGGACGCCATGCGGCAGGTGCGGGAGGCGCAGACCGCGTCGAGGGACCTCTGGCACGAGGCCTGGGACGCCCGCAAGGAGACGTGGCAGGCCCAAGACGACACGAGGGCGGCGCAGGAGAAGGCCGAGCAGTTGGCGAAGAAGGTTgcggaggtgcaggaggaggcaTTAGAGGCGCAGGGCGAAGTGGAGACCCTGCAGGAGAAAGTGGTTCAGGCGCAGAAGGATGCCCTGCAGACACGGAAGCAGTGGCTTCAGACGAAGGCGGAGGCTGCGCAGATACTCCAGAAGGTTTCGCGAGCCAAGTTGGATCTCCAGATGGCGGAGAGCGAGTGCGAGCACGCGCACAAGGTGGTGGACGATGTGATCGCCGACCTCGGGAAGCTCAAGAAAAAACTGGAGGCGAGCAAGCTAGGTAGAGTGCCGGGAaatttgttcgtttgtgtttgtttgtttgtgtttttcgtgTGTCTGTGATTACATGTGATTATAGCATGTCTTCCGAAAAGAGGACGTTTATATAACATGGCATGTTAGGTATTACAATGCTGCTGCACCAACTGTTGTATGAAATTTACGTACAAATAGAATATAtttttgtggtatatatataattgttctaACCCTCTTTGCAACATGCAGTGTAATTAAGTAAATGCAAATGGAAAGGACAGCTTTTTATGTCATCAGATTTCCGCAAAAGTGAATCACAACACCCCCCTCCACAGATCACTCCTCTGCCTCCTTGTCGAACGAGGCGTCGACGGTGCTTCCCCCTGTATGGACGAAGAACCTGGTGCTCGCAGTTTTGAGTCTGCTGTACGCTTTGTGAGACGCACCCAAAGCTTCGAACACCGACTCGACCTACTGACACCGCGAATTACAGTCAATTTATGACGATGCAGAGGTGTCATCATATCAGTGCAGTAATATTGGGTAGAATGTAGGCTGATCTAATTCCTCAGCGTTCCAGTGCGTCTGCAGGATATCTAGATGTAATCATTGCATTCCCATGTAAATAAAAACACTGCATACCCTACCCTACATatgtaaaaacataaatacaaaatattctATCGTATAAGTGCTATGTATGGTagaattgatatacatatatgcatatgtatatttatagttacaCATACATTTTTGGGTTAAATATAATCAGAACTTGTAAATATATGTCAGCACATACGTCCGATATACGTTAATGTTAATGAAAGTTTGTAAGaactttttgtttcgtttattttttcagaatctttttttttttttataataaacaaaGCTTTATTACACAAAATGTGAGTCTAGAAATAATAAAGACTTTGACAATAAATATCAGTCTTTGACGAAcacgtatttttatacatataccagGTTGCAGCTTTATTGCATACAAATGTGACTAATTTATATAAGGAAGTATTAATGCCTACCAGGAGAGGTATTTCTTGATCTTGAATAATATGTTTTGTATTTTCGCGATTGTATTTGCCAATGAATATTAAAAGTTGCAACAGTATGATTGTAATTAGTATACAAAAAAGGTACAAAACACTTCAGCCTTTTACAGTTTTCCAAAAGTCTCATAATTGTATTTTTCCTGCCCAtttttaaatgattattattaattatatagttatttattagcAAATTCATGTTGTGGATAATACTTCTTTGTTTTGACACAGGCAATATGCCTTGTATTTGAAACAAAGAAATTTGCAACAGTCATTGCAGTCACATTATTGCAAATTTCTACATTATCAAGAACAATTGCGAAGATACAGAATCTATTTCTTAGGATCAAGAAGTAGCTCCACTAAAAGTGTTTCCATCGTGGGGAAGACAACGTCAGTGGCAATATGCTGtccattgttttttatttctttttattcttaatacTCAATTAACCTCATTCCGTCTATTATGACTCACGTCATCTATCTACCCACTAGTTTACTATCCTGCATTTAAACCAAAAGGGACAGTTTCCTAGCCGTAGAACTAATTAAAAAGGTTGCTTCATGAGTGATGGCATTTTTCCGTTTTTAATGGTAAtcaattcattattgaaataTTAACCGAATTTATAGATCCTCAAGGGAATTTATAAgtcacagaagaaaaaatatagaaaaaatatttaacGCTAATGTAATTAAAGGTAtcaaacatacatgcaaaatCATTTAGGAGGTCTTCTAGATGAGTCAATAATACTTTACACTAAATTTGATCATACAGCACATCTGAAATATGGTATCTTGAATATccgtacacgcatgcatacatacatacatacacataaatacatacatatttaaatatatatatacatatatatatatatacgtatatatgtgtatatttatacacatatactgtgtgtgtgtgtgtgtgtgtgtgtgtgtgtgtgtgtgtgtgtgtgtgtgtgtgtgtgtgtgtgtgtgtgtgtgtgtttgtgtgtgtgtgtgtgtgtgtgtgtgtgtgtgtgtgtgtgtgtgtgtgtgtgtgtgtgtgtgtgtgtgtgtgtgtgtgtgtgtgtgtgcatacagacatatatacaacacatttatttgtatgtgcatatatatatatatatatatatatatatatatatggatatacatatgcatatatatgtatatataatttgcgtgtgggaaagggatgaaaagaaaGTCAACTaagtatatactgcatatatgatAAGATGCAACGTAAGAGTTTAAGAATATAACCGAAAGATAAGAAAACCTGTACTATTCTCTGAGCTGGTTATTCAGAGCTAATTTTACCTTTTTGTGAATGCAATCTTACAAGCTCTCGGCCAATTCCTCTCATTTAAGCCCGATACAACCACAACTTCTAACGAGATCCTTGATGTAAGCAGCAATACTTTCTGCATCCAGACCACCCAGCGTGTTCATCAGATAACAGCCTATGTCGGTATCCATGCACAGCTTTCGGAAAAGGCTTGCAGCACGGAGAgtgggagggatatatatacgtCGCCAAAAATCTCAAGAGCCAGTAGAATCGCGTCCACTATGAATTCTACGTTTGCCTCTCCAACCCTGGAGAGgcataaaagaaatattaattttactctaagacatttttttttttttttttttttttttttgactgtagaTTAAATTAACATACCTATGCACACTGTTTAGATAATCATGACCTTTTcagaaaatgtgataatgattcGAAATTGTTGTTAAAGGAAAATATTCTTTCTGATGAAgatatctgataatgataattatttctcCGATTACATATCTGCATACTAAAGTTTAAATGTTatcttcttttaacttttttttttcatatttatccttaattctttttcaattattacattttttcctgACGTCTTATTCTATTCCATCTGTTTTGTCGGCAGTGTTATTAATTCAGCAATTTTCATAGTATTTCAAGGtatgtaataataagaagaataaaaatgataaacaagacTCTACGCACGTTTCCTCCCTTCACTATTTAAACGTTCTACATTCTCAATGCCCTACGAACGAACCTTTAATTTTCCAAAAGGAAGCCGATTTACCATAGTCTTTGAGGAAGAGGCAGATTTTCCGGCAGAGCGGGACGTCGAACTCGAAGGAGGACATCGGCTCAGAATAAGGATCTGGATGCTCCTGAGGAGTAGGAAGTCGTGATTCAACATTTAGTCTTTATACGTTggtacatacacacttgcacacacatacatatatatactcttttatgtgtgtgtgtatatatatatgtgtatatatatatatatttgtgtgtatgtgtacatatacatatacatatacatatatatatatatatatatatatatatatatatatatttgtgtgtgtgtgtgtgtgtacatatatatgtgtgtgtgtgtgtgtgtgtgtatgaaggacatccagtcaggtaagggtgagactgccaattgacctctcaataataaattaggAGAgacctacatcctgcagtggaaaaaatggctgttgaacaaacaaactatatatatacatatatataatatatatataatatatacaatatatatatatataatatatataatataaatatatatatatatttatatataaactcggCGTTATGAACCAACACATCGCTCCCCTATTTCCCACATAGAAGAACCATGCTCTCGCTCGCGGACGCTGACCAAGCTGCGGTAGGCTCTGCAGGAGTCCctaggggaggcagagaggcccTGGGGAAGCCCGTCAGTAATTCCTGTCCGAAAACGTTTCCTGCCATACCGTTGCGTAGACTCCCTGCCTGGCATCTTCTCAGATGtggatgtttctttgttttgttttgtttgcgtgtgttcgaAAGGTGTTCGCGTTCAGATCCTGTGTAGGAATATGCTGTTGCTgcattcattgtgtgtgtgtacacatatacatatataaatatatatacatatacatatatatacacacacatctatatgtgtgtgtattggtgtatatatgtatataaatgtgtatatatatatatatatatatatatatatatatgtatatatacatgcatgcatgcatacatacatacatacatacacacacatatacacacattcatatacacagacatacacacacatatatgtatgtatgtatgtgtatacatatatctgtgtgtgtgtatttgtgtgtatttgtatttatatttatatttatatatattatatatatacacatatacacacatataaatatatgtatgtacatatgtatgtgtatatatatacacacacacacacacatatatatatatatatatatatatatatatatatatatatatgcatgtatatatatctatagctatctttatatat
This genomic interval carries:
- the LOC125025863 gene encoding uncharacterized protein LOC125025863 produces the protein MATAPSPPPSYRSSASRSYRASAPPYSSYVEVPSDVSRASNRSTPKQTKDLYLKIAFGVVVSIAVIAISALIYGYVDAMRQVREAQTASRDLWHEAWDARKETWQAQDDTRAAQEKAEQLAKKVAEVQEEALEAQGEVETLQEKVVQAQKDALQTRKQWLQTKAEAAQILQKVSRAKLDLQMAESECEHAHKVVDDVIADLGKLKKKLEASKLDHSSASLSNEASTVLPPVWTKNLVLAVLSLLYAL